From candidate division WOR-3 bacterium:
ACTGCCAGTGCCTGGTTTTATGCAATATCTGCCCAATATTGATGTCGGCACATTCAGCCCCTCATATTCTCCCTTGACAGTTTCGGGTGTGGCGATTACCGGGTTCGGAATTGAATACCAGCCCTGGAAGGTCTATCTTGCCGGTGCCGGCGGCCGGACGCAAAGGGCGATTGAGGGCTCAGATACGACCGAGCCGACCTATAAGCGCACCCTTTATGCTGGCAAGTTCGGATTGGGCAAAAAGGAGGCGTCGCACCTTTATTTTAGCCTACTTTATGCCCACGACGATTCCAATTCAATTGAGCGGAACTGGCAGATTTATCAGCCCGACACCTCAGAACCGGCAGATACTATTGAAGTCGTAAGACCGCAGGAGAATTATGTCCTTGGTATGGATTTTAGTCTCTCTCTTTTTGAGGATGCTTTCCGCTTGGATGCTGAGGTTGCCGGTGCCGAGTTGACCCGGGATATAAGGATGGATGTTGAGAATTACAAATGGGTGCCAGACTGGGCAGAGCGCATCTTAAAGCCGCGGCTATCTTCGCAGTATGATTTTGCCTTCTCAGCCAGACCGGTCTTAAATATCTTTGAGACAAAGGTCGCAGGTGAGGTGCGAATGGTGGGACCGGGTTTTGTTTCCTTGGGCGCGCCCTCTTTGCGCAATGACAACCTTAGTTATCAGGTTGGGGTTGAGCGCAGTTTTATTGATAACGCGGTTGTCATTTCTGGCTCATTTAACCGTGAGCAGGACAACCTCATTGGTATGAAACTCTCCACCACCACCTTTGCCGCTTATGGGTTTAACCTCGTTTTAAATTTCCCCAATCTACCTTATCTCGGACTCAACTACTCGCCCTGTTTTCAGAGAAGTGGAAGCCTTTCCGATCGCTCCCACAATATCAGCCTGAATGCGGGCTACAGTTTTGAAACCGGTGAGGTCAGCCATTCGCCATCAATTGCGGTCTCATATCAGAAGCACAATGCCACAATGACGGAAAACAACTATTCAACATTTGATTTGAGTTTCGGTCACTCTTTTGGCTTTACATTTCCCTTAAGCCTCACCTTTAATATCGGTTACTCCCACAGCGCTTACAGCGATTCCAGTGTCAATCTGATTGCAACCAGCCTCTCCCCCTCCTATACCCTTTTTAACTCCTGGACGAGCGGACTTTTCTTGAGCGGCTCATTTGAAAAGGCAAACCGCAGGCTCGACGTCGGTCTGAACTCCTCCTTTCCGGTCTGGAGGATTGCCGATGCGACCATCAGTTTGGGGCGGAGTATTTATCGCGGACAGGATGGCGGTTATCAGGAGTGGCGCCTTGCCGGTGGTCTGACAAAGGGGTGGTAGTTGAACTACGGGGGTGGTGGAGAGAACCTAACCTGAAAATGGTTTAATATTCTGGTGCATTTTGCTAACACATTGCCAAATAAAGATTTGCCTGAAAGGAAGAAACAAATCCAGATTTCTTGTGTTAATTCTTGCCCGATTTTGGGGTCTTAATGGCGGGGGTCTTTAAGGAAAAGGGGCGGTTCAACCCCGATAAGGGAGGCTGCACCCGGTTGGGTATTGACCTGAAGTAGAGAACATTTATAATAACCCGATGGCACAGCCAATCTTCACCATTTCCGGTCTGCGCGGAATTGTCGGCGAAAGTCTGTTTTTAGAAACGGTGCGGGAAATGGCAGCCGGTTATGTTAGTTTTTTAGGTCCGGGCAGGTTTGCGATTGGCAGGGACAGCCGACCATCAGGTGCAGAACTGGCAGCTGCGGCGCGAGCGGCTCTTTTAGACAGCGGTTGCGAGGTTGTTGATTTGGGCATCTGCCCGACACCAACGGTTGTCCATTATGTCCGCTCGCAGAAAAATATTCGGGGAGGAATTGTCATCACTGCCAGCCATAACCCGGTCAACTGGAACGGGATGAAGTTTGTCCATCCTGATGGCAGGTTTATCCTGCCGGCTGAGTTTGAGGGGTTCAAGAGGGTGATAGAGGAGTGCAAAATCCAAAAGGCAAAAGGCAAAACTGACAGCGACGGAACGAGCAAGAGATTGTCTTCTCAAGATGGGATTGCCGGACATATCAGGGCAATCAGGGGGCACAGGTTCTTTGCCGATGTTGAGGCAAAGGGTTTACGAATCGGCGTTGATGCGGTGAATGGTGCCGCCTCATTAGCCGCGCCGGAACTTTTGCGCACCTTTGGCTGTGAGGTAATTCCGCTTTTCTGCTCCCCGGAAAAATCAAAGCAGGGGTTTCCGCGCAGACCAGAGCCGACACCAGAAAACTTAAGCGAACTGTGTGAACTGGTCCAGCAGGA
This genomic window contains:
- the glmM gene encoding phosphoglucosamine mutase, whose amino-acid sequence is MAQPIFTISGLRGIVGESLFLETVREMAAGYVSFLGPGRFAIGRDSRPSGAELAAAARAALLDSGCEVVDLGICPTPTVVHYVRSQKNIRGGIVITASHNPVNWNGMKFVHPDGRFILPAEFEGFKRVIEECKIQKAKGKTDSDGTSKRLSSQDGIAGHIRAIRGHRFFADVEAKGLRIGVDAVNGAASLAAPELLRTFGCEVIPLFCSPEKSKQGFPRRPEPTPENLSELCELVQQEQLDAGFAFDPDGDRFSCVDERGVPLGEETSLCLACLYVLPKANGDVVVNLSTSRAVEDVCARFGSRVIRTKVGEAFVVERMIETGAVLGGEGNGGVILPEINLTRDGLIAAAIVLALMAKTKTNLSQIGADLPKYFISKGAFAAKDLNREKLIPALRPELADFTVDQTDGIRIAGDSWWIHIRKSNTEPLIRVVAEAKTKEMAEGLVNRINNFYQGR